In Synechococcales cyanobacterium T60_A2020_003, one DNA window encodes the following:
- the bioD gene encoding dethiobiotin synthase, with protein MTSFQFPSQFFITATDTNVGKSVVSALLTLGLNGTYWKPVQSGLDPISDTDYVRNVTQLDASHFLPERFRLTQPLSPHLAARLDGVEIHLSDFSLPESVPHSPLIVEGAGGLLVPLNSQDLMIDLIKHLGLPVCLVTGTQLGTINHTLLSIRQLQQANIPILGVIMNGPKNLENKKAIAHFGNVSILAELEPLADVNPSTLKASFEQLF; from the coding sequence ATGACTTCTTTTCAATTTCCGTCCCAATTTTTCATCACGGCCACCGATACTAATGTGGGGAAAAGCGTGGTTTCCGCGCTCCTAACCCTAGGACTGAACGGCACCTACTGGAAACCTGTTCAATCTGGACTTGATCCCATCTCTGACACTGACTACGTCCGCAACGTGACCCAGTTGGATGCCTCCCACTTTCTCCCCGAACGGTTTCGGTTAACGCAACCCCTTTCGCCCCATCTAGCTGCCCGTTTGGATGGTGTAGAGATTCATCTATCGGATTTTTCCCTGCCGGAATCGGTGCCCCATTCTCCACTGATCGTAGAAGGAGCGGGTGGTCTACTCGTACCTCTGAACAGTCAAGACCTCATGATCGATCTCATCAAACATCTGGGACTTCCGGTTTGCCTGGTCACAGGCACTCAGTTAGGCACCATTAACCACACGCTGCTCTCTATTCGTCAGTTGCAGCAGGCTAATATTCCCATCCTAGGCGTGATTATGAATGGGCCTAAAAATCTTGAAAACAAAAAGGCGATCGCTCATTTTGGCAATGTTTCGATCTTAGCTGAACTAGAGCCGTTGGCAGACGTCAATCCCTCGACTCTTAAAGCTAGCTTTGAGCAGTTATTTTGA